The nucleotide window TTATCCTGTCTGGCGGAATCGGGCTTGGGGTAATATTTATTTCGCTCGCGGATGGTTTCAATACAGATTTGTTCAGTTATTTATTTGGCAGCGTGAGTGCTGTGAGCAGGGCTGACCTATGGACAATCCTGATTATCAGCATACTGGTTATCGCTCTTGTTGTATTATTATATAAAGAACTTTTCCTTTTATCATTTGATGAAGAGTATGCAAGAGCAACTGGTATTGCCGCAAAGATTCTTCACTTTATTTTTATTGTTATGGTGGCACTGGTGATAGCCGCATCAATGAGGATCGTTGGCATCCTGTTGGTCTCATCCCTGATGACCCTGCCAGTTGCCGCAAGCATTCGGTTTGCGAAAGGTTTCAAACAAACCATCTTCTTTTCCATCCTGTTCGGTGAGATATCTGTTTTGGGCGGTTTGTTCCTGTCCTATTACCTTGACCTTGCTCCTGGCGGAACGATTG belongs to Mesobacillus subterraneus and includes:
- a CDS encoding metal ABC transporter permease, coding for MISGLLQYEFLQNAFLTGMIIGVIAPLLGVFIVVRRLSLIADALSHVTLAGIAASLLLEKKFMMFSGVNPLYMGMAFSVGGSLFIEKLRSVYKHYQELAIPIILSGGIGLGVIFISLADGFNTDLFSYLFGSVSAVSRADLWTILIISILVIALVVLLYKELFLLSFDEEYARATGIAAKILHFIFIVMVALVIAASMRIVGILLVSSLMTLPVAASIRFAKGFKQTIFFSILFGEISVLGGLFLSYYLDLAPGGTIVMIAVLILVLSIWLKKRAATRSI